The following are encoded together in the Microcaecilia unicolor chromosome 12, aMicUni1.1, whole genome shotgun sequence genome:
- the LOC115481774 gene encoding coenzyme Q-binding protein COQ10 homolog B, mitochondrial-like, whose protein sequence is MNSSSRCAASLLRRAVLEAAESQSGVATTLRRRLDRSTQHGVRYLSSCGILATPSTKLPQLSPALVSRQQARSFLNLAAPLMGSKRTEYAEARILGYSIEQMYDVVADVENYKLFVPWCNSSKVLSHSKGITKAELEVGFAPIVERYVSEISVIPRHQIRAVCSDGKLFNHLETIWRFGPGIAGQPNTCTLDFYVSFEFKSLLHSQLATIFFDEVVKQMVTAFEKQAAKIYGPQTVALRTEKRRAARAV, encoded by the exons ATGAATAGTAGCAGCAGATGCGCAGCCTCCCTTCTCCGACGAGcagtgctggaggcagctgagagccAGTCCGGCGTGGCGACGACGCTGAGGCGGCGGCTGGATCGCAGCACCCAACACGGAGTTCG GTATTTAAGTTCCTGTGGCATACTGGCAACCCCGAGCACTAAACTACCTCAACTGTCTCCAGCCTTGGTGTCCAGACAGCAAGCTCGGTCCTTCCTTAATCTGGCAGCACCTTTGATGGGAAGCAAAAGAACGGAGTACGCAGAAGCCAGGATTCTCGG ATATTCGATTGAACAGATGTATGATGTGGTAGCTGATGTGGAGAATTACAAATTGTTTGTGCCTTGGTGCAACAGTTCGAAGGTCCTTTCCCATTCCAAAGGGATCACAAAGGCAGAACTGGAAGTCGGTTTTGCTCCCATCGTGGAGCGCTATGTGTCTGAAATTTCTGTAATACCTCGGCACCAGATCCGG GCTGTTTGTAGTGACGGGAAGCTCTTCAATCACCTGGAAACCATCTGGAGATTTGGTCCAGGGATCGCTGGGCAGCCTAACACCTGCACTTTAGACTTTTAT GTCTCCTTTGAGTTCAAGTCCCTCTTGCATTCCCAGCTGGCCACCATCTTCTTTGATGAGGTGGTGAAGCAAATGGTGACTGCATTTGAGAAACAGGCAGCAAAAATATACGGGCCGCAGACAGTGGCCCTGAGGACTGAGAAGCGGCGAGCTGCACGAGCTGTGTGA